The following are encoded in a window of Bacillus sp. SORGH_AS_0510 genomic DNA:
- the htpG gene encoding molecular chaperone HtpG → METKQFKAESKRLLDMMINSIYTHREIFLRELISNASDAIDKIYYKALTDETLSFDQDNYFIKVVANKENRTLRIIDTGIGMTKEELENNLGTIAKSGSLAFKRENELKDGYDIIGQFGVGFYAAFMVADVVTVISKALGSDEAYKWESEGAEGYTIEPVTKDSVGTEIILKIKDNTEDESYDEYLEEYRLKTIIKKYSDFIRYPIKMDITGRRLKEGSDSEYEDYQEEQIINSMVPIWRKNKSELTDEDYQNFYAEKRYGFDKPIKHVHISVDGTIRYNAILYIPEKIPFDFYSKEFEKGLELYSNGVLIMDKCADLLPDYFSFVKGMVDSEDLSLNISREMLQHDRQLKLIAKNINKKIKSELQSLLKNEREKYEEFYNSFGRQLKYGVYSDFGANKEVLQDLLMFYSSKEKDLITLEEYVSKMPEEQKYIYYAAGESVERLEKLPQTEFVTEKGYDILFFTEDIDEFAIKMIMSYKEKEFKSISSGDLGLEGEETKEDSEVQDNEHQELLEYMKNILAGKVKDVRVSKRLKSHPVCLASEGEISIEMEKILAAMPDNQNIKAEKVLEINKNHEVFQSLKDAFENDKGKVDLYTKLLFNQALLIEGLPIQDPVEFTNDICKIMVLN, encoded by the coding sequence ATGATGATCAACTCCATCTATACTCATCGTGAAATTTTCTTACGAGAGTTAATTTCTAATGCCAGTGATGCGATTGATAAAATCTATTACAAGGCCTTAACTGACGAGACATTAAGTTTTGACCAAGATAATTACTTTATTAAAGTGGTTGCAAATAAAGAAAACCGTACGTTGAGAATTATCGACACTGGTATTGGTATGACAAAGGAAGAGTTGGAAAATAACCTTGGAACAATTGCAAAGAGTGGATCTTTAGCATTTAAAAGAGAGAATGAATTAAAAGACGGTTACGACATTATCGGGCAATTTGGTGTCGGGTTTTATGCTGCATTCATGGTTGCAGATGTAGTGACTGTTATTAGTAAAGCTTTAGGAAGCGATGAAGCATATAAGTGGGAATCTGAGGGTGCCGAGGGCTATACTATTGAGCCGGTTACAAAGGATTCAGTAGGAACTGAAATTATTTTAAAAATTAAAGATAATACAGAAGATGAAAGCTATGATGAGTATTTAGAAGAATACCGCCTCAAGACAATTATCAAAAAATACTCAGATTTTATTCGCTATCCAATTAAAATGGATATCACCGGAAGAAGGCTGAAAGAAGGCAGTGATTCGGAATACGAGGACTATCAAGAAGAACAAATCATCAATAGTATGGTTCCTATTTGGAGAAAGAATAAAAGTGAATTAACAGATGAAGACTATCAAAATTTTTATGCGGAAAAGCGCTATGGCTTTGATAAACCGATTAAACATGTTCATATAAGTGTTGACGGAACAATCCGTTATAATGCGATTTTATATATCCCAGAAAAAATTCCTTTTGACTTTTACTCTAAGGAATTTGAGAAAGGTCTAGAGCTGTATTCGAACGGTGTATTAATCATGGATAAGTGTGCCGACCTGCTTCCAGACTATTTCAGTTTCGTAAAAGGGATGGTTGATTCAGAAGATTTATCACTTAATATTTCTAGAGAAATGCTGCAGCATGATCGTCAGTTGAAGCTGATCGCTAAAAATATTAACAAAAAGATTAAAAGCGAATTACAGAGCCTCTTGAAAAATGAACGAGAAAAGTATGAAGAATTCTATAATTCCTTTGGACGCCAATTAAAATATGGTGTATATAGTGACTTTGGCGCCAATAAAGAAGTATTACAGGATTTGTTAATGTTCTACTCTTCCAAAGAAAAGGATTTGATTACTTTAGAAGAATACGTTTCAAAAATGCCTGAGGAACAAAAGTACATTTACTATGCAGCAGGAGAATCAGTTGAGAGATTAGAAAAACTGCCACAGACTGAATTTGTTACTGAAAAAGGGTATGATATCTTATTCTTTACTGAAGATATTGATGAATTCGCTATCAAGATGATCATGTCTTATAAAGAAAAAGAATTTAAATCCATCTCAAGTGGGGATCTTGGTCTTGAAGGGGAAGAAACGAAGGAAGATTCCGAAGTACAGGATAACGAGCACCAAGAACTTTTAGAATATATGAAAAATATACTAGCTGGAAAAGTGAAGGATGTAAGAGTTTCTAAGAGACTAAAGTCCCATCCTGTTTGCCTGGCATCTGAGGGTGAAATCTCCATCGAAATGGAAAAAATCCTTGCTGCAATGCCAGATAATCAAAATATCAAAGCAGAAAAAGTACTAGAAATTAATAAGAATCATGAAGTATTCCAATCATTAAAAGATGCTTTTGAGAATGACAAAGGAAAGGTAGACCTCTATACAAAGTTATTATTCAATCAAGCATTATTAATTGAAGGATTACCAATTCAGGATCCAGTTGAATTTACAAATGATATTTGTAAAATTATGGTGTTGAATTAA